A stretch of the Tannerella serpentiformis genome encodes the following:
- the pncA gene encoding bifunctional nicotinamidase/pyrazinamidase, translating into MKTALLLVDIQNDFITGSLPVPDGAAIIDPVNRCMTDYEYVIATQDWHPATHFSFHTSHPGRKPFETIERDGESQTLWPPHCVQASDGAALHPRLDTAPIAAIFRKGIHPDIDSYSAFFDNLRRRQTGLDGYLRGLGIGRLTVAGLAADYCVYYTIKDALSLGYEVTLSERLTRPISPEEFERQKRELTAHPAFTLTD; encoded by the coding sequence ATGAAAACAGCCCTCCTTTTAGTCGACATCCAAAACGACTTCATCACCGGCAGCCTCCCCGTCCCCGACGGCGCCGCCATCATCGACCCCGTAAACCGTTGCATGACGGATTACGAGTACGTCATCGCCACCCAAGACTGGCACCCCGCCACGCATTTCAGCTTCCACACCTCTCACCCCGGCCGAAAGCCCTTCGAGACCATCGAGCGCGACGGCGAATCGCAGACTCTCTGGCCGCCCCATTGCGTACAGGCCAGCGACGGCGCCGCCCTCCACCCCCGACTCGACACGGCACCCATCGCCGCTATCTTCCGCAAAGGCATCCACCCCGACATCGACAGCTACAGCGCCTTCTTCGACAACCTCCGCCGACGTCAGACCGGCCTCGATGGCTACCTCCGTGGCCTCGGCATCGGCCGCCTCACGGTTGCTGGTCTGGCCGCTGACTATTGCGTCTATTACACCATCAAGGACGCCCTCTCCTTAGGCTACGAAGTCACCCTCTCCGAACGCCTCACCCGCCCCATCTCCCCCGAGGAGTTCGAGCGCCAAAAGCGAGAGCTCACCGCTCACCCTGCCTTCACCCTCACGGACTAA
- a CDS encoding GNAT family N-acetyltransferase: MEKIKLNTAVVLRLLTPLDAPDIFNAIDTQRRYLAQWLPFVSGTRTIEDTLRYVRTSMLDFERGDYVFVIACEEQFAGLIGFKDTDRENRRTELGYWLREEYQGRGLMTESVKALCRWAFRKQRMFRVQIKCATENIRSRAIPERLGFVHEGTERGGARLANGRHTNLEVYSRLRTDKVK, translated from the coding sequence GTGGAGAAGATAAAACTGAACACGGCTGTAGTTCTGCGACTGTTAACTCCTCTGGATGCACCGGATATTTTCAACGCGATCGACACACAACGCCGTTACTTAGCTCAATGGCTACCTTTCGTGAGTGGAACGCGGACTATTGAAGATACTCTCCGCTATGTGCGAACCTCAATGCTTGATTTTGAACGAGGAGATTACGTATTTGTGATTGCTTGCGAGGAGCAATTTGCAGGATTGATCGGGTTTAAGGATACAGATCGAGAAAACCGCAGAACGGAGCTGGGATACTGGCTGCGTGAGGAGTATCAGGGCCGAGGACTCATGACAGAATCGGTAAAGGCATTATGTCGCTGGGCATTTCGGAAACAGCGGATGTTCAGGGTACAGATCAAATGTGCGACGGAAAATATCCGTAGCCGGGCCATACCGGAGCGACTAGGATTCGTACACGAGGGGACGGAGCGTGGAGGGGCACGATTAGCTAACGGTCGACATACGAACTTAGAGGTGTATAGCCGTTTGCGGACAGATAAGGTGAAATAG
- a CDS encoding DUF4494 domain-containing protein, whose product MNWFECKVSYEKMIEGGMQKKVTEPYLVDAMSFTEAEARIIEELQPYITGEFLVADIKRVRLSELFYNEQGDRYYKAKVCYISLDEKSGMEKRTTVQMLAQASSVREALDTIDEGMKGSMADYEVASITESPLIDVFPFSEGAKARQGEAPKKSSAEDEA is encoded by the coding sequence ATGAATTGGTTTGAATGCAAGGTATCATACGAAAAGATGATCGAAGGTGGGATGCAGAAGAAGGTTACAGAGCCTTATCTGGTGGATGCGATGTCGTTCACCGAGGCTGAGGCACGGATCATCGAGGAGCTGCAACCCTATATCACAGGTGAATTCTTAGTAGCCGACATCAAGCGGGTACGACTCTCTGAGCTATTTTACAACGAACAGGGCGACCGATACTATAAGGCGAAGGTCTGCTACATCTCGCTCGACGAGAAGAGCGGGATGGAGAAACGCACCACCGTCCAGATGCTGGCCCAAGCCTCATCGGTAAGGGAAGCGTTAGACACGATCGATGAGGGCATGAAGGGCTCTATGGCTGACTATGAAGTAGCCTCCATCACGGAGAGTCCGCTGATAGACGTCTTCCCATTCTCTGAAGGCGCAAAGGCGCGGCAAGGTGAAGCACCGAAAAAAAGCTCTGCGGAGGACGAGGCATGA
- a CDS encoding YggS family pyridoxal phosphate-dependent enzyme, whose protein sequence is MSTVAERLEAIRRTLPKDVELVAVSKFHPAEVVREAYDAGQRLFGESRVQELVAKQPLLPNDIEWHFIGSLQTNKVKYLAPFIHTIQSIDSLKLLTEVDRAAERVGRQIRVLIEVHIAEEDSKHGFSVDKCRKLFADGALSAYKHVKIAGLMGMATFTDDTEHVRREFDRLRTLFDEVRAMPGAVDSCFTELSMGMSDDYPTAIEAGSTMVRVGTKIFGPRQYS, encoded by the coding sequence ATGAGCACGGTAGCAGAACGTCTGGAAGCCATCCGGAGAACGTTGCCCAAAGACGTGGAGTTGGTGGCAGTATCGAAGTTCCACCCTGCCGAAGTGGTGCGCGAGGCCTACGATGCCGGGCAACGCTTATTCGGTGAGAGCCGTGTACAGGAGCTTGTAGCCAAGCAGCCTCTACTTCCCAACGATATCGAGTGGCACTTCATCGGATCGCTACAGACCAACAAAGTGAAATACCTCGCTCCCTTCATCCACACCATTCAAAGCATTGACTCGCTAAAGTTGCTGACCGAGGTGGATCGGGCAGCAGAGCGCGTGGGGCGACAGATCCGCGTACTGATCGAGGTGCATATCGCCGAAGAAGACTCGAAGCACGGATTCAGCGTGGACAAGTGTCGCAAACTGTTTGCTGACGGTGCACTCTCGGCCTACAAACACGTCAAGATCGCAGGCCTAATGGGCATGGCTACATTCACGGACGATACCGAGCATGTGCGTCGTGAATTTGATCGGCTCCGCACACTCTTCGACGAGGTGCGGGCGATGCCCGGAGCCGTCGACTCATGCTTCACGGAGCTGTCGATGGGTATGAGCGACGATTATCCGACGGCCATCGAGGCCGGTAGCACGATGGTCCGCGTGGGCACGAAGATCTTCGGGCCGCGACAGTACAGCTAA
- a CDS encoding dihydroorotate dehydrogenase-like protein, whose protein sequence is MRNLETKYAGLTLRNPLIVGSSGLTSKADKNGKWEEAGAGAVVLKSLFEEQIEAQGDLLMAGASDYPEAEDYVRAYVRANGREEYLQLIRDSKAACHVIPVIASVNCYRADTWADFAAEIERAGADALELNVFYLDTDIHSDSREVLRHYSSILKDVRSRISIPIIMKIGKGFSTIPAFVNRLQGFGANAVVLFNRYYRPDIDIERCRIVAAPPFSDPSELGDTLRWTAIVSGALPDMPIAASTGVHTWQDAIKCILAGASAVQLCSTLYKHGAKVIPEMITQIADWMERTKYESVEEFRGRLSLSNAADASMYERTQFMKYISSRETI, encoded by the coding sequence ATGAGAAATTTAGAGACAAAATATGCCGGCTTGACGCTGCGTAACCCGTTGATCGTCGGCAGTTCGGGACTTACGAGCAAGGCTGATAAAAACGGCAAATGGGAAGAAGCAGGTGCGGGGGCCGTGGTCCTCAAATCGCTCTTCGAAGAGCAGATCGAGGCGCAAGGTGACCTATTAATGGCCGGCGCAAGCGACTACCCGGAGGCCGAAGATTATGTCCGCGCCTACGTCCGCGCAAATGGACGCGAAGAGTATCTCCAGTTGATCCGCGATAGCAAAGCCGCCTGCCACGTGATCCCCGTGATCGCCAGCGTAAACTGCTACCGCGCGGACACCTGGGCCGACTTCGCCGCCGAGATCGAACGTGCGGGCGCCGACGCCCTCGAGCTCAACGTGTTCTACTTAGACACCGACATCCATTCCGACAGCCGCGAAGTGCTCCGGCACTACAGCTCGATTCTAAAAGACGTGCGCAGCCGCATCTCCATCCCCATCATCATGAAGATCGGCAAGGGCTTCAGCACTATCCCCGCCTTCGTCAACCGTCTGCAAGGCTTCGGTGCCAATGCCGTGGTGCTCTTCAATCGCTACTACCGGCCGGACATCGACATCGAGCGCTGCCGCATCGTCGCTGCGCCGCCCTTCAGCGACCCGTCCGAGCTGGGCGACACGCTCCGCTGGACGGCCATCGTCTCGGGCGCGCTGCCGGACATGCCCATCGCCGCATCCACCGGGGTGCATACGTGGCAGGACGCCATCAAATGTATCTTGGCCGGAGCCTCAGCCGTGCAGCTTTGCAGCACACTTTACAAGCACGGCGCGAAGGTGATACCTGAGATGATCACGCAGATCGCCGACTGGATGGAGCGCACGAAGTACGAATCTGTCGAGGAGTTCCGCGGCCGCCTCAGCCTCTCGAATGCCGCCGACGCATCGATGTACGAGCGGACGCAATTCATGAAATATATCTCCAGCCGCGAGACCATCTGA
- a CDS encoding PD-(D/E)XK nuclease family protein, which translates to MTPFLQQIAKCFYDAYGADVQQMAFIFPNRRAGLFFRKYLSQTVGRPIFSPTILTLNGLFEQLSTLQPADHLQMLFLLYHIYVRRSQRQETFDDFVHWGEMLLSDFNDVDNYLVDARQLFTNASHLHEFEKDLSYLEPEQVEAIRSFWAAFRPDTEDDGNRRSFLGVWDILHDIYLDFRAELTNRGRGYEGMIARDVVERIRREGGADLSYSRVVFVGFNALSRAEEALLVELQKQGIADFYWDAGTINADAGEDGFRRVLDKDNRAAHFLRDYLRRFPSDLFLPPEEPNEPVITLTGLPSRIGQTKHVHELLLRMADGRLRMMEDEALRTAVVLPDEQLLIPILNAIPHTVPHINITLGYPLSGTPVASLIEDVLALQKNLRTTSGGGVEYYHREVTAILNHRYVRRAAPRIVTDLLCNIIANNRIYIPAEDLAQTDLLRLIFRRVRSAADLSRYLIDLLKGLNGLFPDRIDETADDDATDPVGMDAVEGEFTYAYYTTLTRMNDLIAEAQISMSVDTYTRLLARLIESVSIPFRGEPLAGLQIMGVLETRVLDFDRLIILSMNEGLFPARGATPSFIPHTLRHGFGLPTFELRDSVFAYYFYRMISRARSVNLLYDTRTDGFRTTGEVSRFIHQLRYHYEVSMKDEAPAFAIASSDDLRLRIDKTGDVLHQLESFLGEGEKALSASTINSYIDCPLRFCLSSVMGLQEEDEITESVENRLFGSILHRVMEGIYKPLCNATVNKAWLGSVIANRENLRHKIGEAFAELFFHTPGDVRPLTGQNSLTAAMIEKYILRILRYDQSLAPFVYVGSERRILSAFPLSDGRRVRLKGYIDRLDEVDRSLRIVDYKTGTEKKMQFATPADLFDRDKGMNRQSAVMQVLIYAWMLHAENLTRSLPLRPSIYYVRSLFKDVFDPSIYTKEEGQRTYGLLIDDFVGQCLPDFEIAMHHVLDELFDPRIPFIQTNEEKSCGYCTFRELCGRKKAVS; encoded by the coding sequence ATGACTCCCTTCCTTCAGCAGATTGCCAAATGTTTTTACGATGCCTATGGTGCTGACGTGCAGCAGATGGCCTTCATCTTCCCCAACCGTCGTGCAGGTCTCTTCTTTCGCAAATACCTCTCGCAGACCGTAGGCCGACCGATTTTCTCCCCTACCATCCTCACCCTCAACGGCCTCTTCGAGCAACTCAGCACGCTCCAACCTGCGGATCACTTGCAGATGCTCTTCCTCCTCTACCATATCTATGTCAGACGCAGCCAGCGACAGGAAACGTTCGACGATTTCGTCCACTGGGGCGAAATGCTGCTCAGCGACTTCAACGATGTCGACAACTATCTCGTTGACGCACGCCAACTCTTCACCAACGCCAGCCATCTCCACGAGTTCGAGAAGGATCTCTCTTATCTCGAGCCTGAACAAGTCGAAGCCATCCGCAGCTTCTGGGCCGCCTTCCGTCCCGACACCGAGGACGATGGCAACCGCCGATCCTTCCTCGGCGTCTGGGACATCCTGCACGACATCTACCTCGATTTCCGCGCCGAGCTCACCAACCGGGGGCGCGGCTACGAGGGTATGATCGCGCGCGACGTCGTGGAGCGTATCCGACGCGAAGGGGGCGCCGATTTGTCCTATAGCCGCGTCGTCTTCGTGGGCTTCAATGCGCTCTCGCGCGCCGAGGAGGCACTCTTGGTGGAGCTTCAAAAACAAGGCATCGCCGACTTCTATTGGGACGCCGGAACGATCAACGCCGACGCGGGCGAAGACGGTTTCCGACGCGTGCTCGACAAAGACAACCGCGCCGCGCATTTCCTCCGAGACTATCTCCGCCGCTTCCCCTCCGACCTGTTTCTACCCCCGGAGGAGCCTAACGAGCCCGTAATCACCCTGACCGGCCTGCCTTCGCGCATCGGACAAACGAAACACGTCCATGAGTTGCTCCTGCGCATGGCCGACGGACGCCTCCGCATGATGGAGGACGAGGCGCTCCGAACGGCCGTCGTCTTGCCTGACGAACAGCTGCTTATCCCCATCCTTAACGCCATCCCCCACACTGTGCCGCACATCAATATCACCCTGGGATACCCCCTCTCCGGCACTCCCGTAGCCTCGCTTATCGAGGACGTTTTGGCTTTGCAGAAGAACCTCCGCACGACTTCCGGCGGCGGCGTGGAATACTACCACCGCGAGGTGACAGCCATCCTCAACCACCGCTATGTCCGCCGTGCTGCGCCGCGCATCGTGACCGACTTACTCTGCAATATCATCGCCAATAACCGCATCTATATCCCTGCGGAAGATTTGGCCCAGACGGACCTCCTCCGACTCATTTTCCGACGCGTCCGCTCCGCAGCCGACCTCTCGCGCTATCTCATCGACCTACTCAAAGGGCTCAACGGCCTCTTCCCTGACAGGATCGATGAAACGGCCGACGATGACGCCACCGACCCGGTCGGTATGGACGCCGTCGAAGGTGAGTTCACCTACGCCTACTACACCACCTTAACGCGCATGAACGACCTCATCGCCGAGGCCCAAATCTCCATGTCGGTCGATACCTATACCCGCCTCTTGGCTCGCCTTATCGAAAGCGTATCCATCCCCTTCCGCGGCGAACCGCTGGCCGGACTCCAGATCATGGGCGTGCTCGAAACGCGCGTCCTCGACTTCGACCGACTCATCATCCTCTCCATGAACGAGGGCCTCTTCCCTGCGCGCGGCGCCACCCCGTCGTTCATCCCGCACACCCTTCGCCACGGCTTCGGTCTGCCTACCTTCGAGCTGCGCGATAGTGTTTTTGCCTACTATTTCTATCGTATGATCTCGCGGGCCCGCAGCGTAAACCTCCTCTATGACACCCGCACGGATGGCTTTCGCACCACGGGTGAAGTCAGCCGCTTCATCCACCAACTCCGCTACCATTACGAAGTGTCTATGAAAGACGAGGCCCCGGCATTCGCTATCGCTTCGTCTGACGACCTCCGTCTACGGATAGACAAAACGGGCGATGTGCTCCATCAGTTAGAATCGTTCCTCGGGGAGGGTGAAAAAGCACTCTCTGCGAGTACGATTAACAGCTACATCGATTGCCCTCTGCGTTTCTGCCTTTCCTCCGTCATGGGCCTACAGGAAGAGGATGAAATCACCGAAAGCGTTGAGAACCGCCTCTTCGGCAGCATCCTCCACCGCGTCATGGAGGGGATCTACAAGCCGCTCTGCAACGCCACCGTCAACAAGGCATGGTTAGGCTCCGTCATAGCCAATCGCGAAAACCTGCGGCATAAGATCGGCGAAGCCTTCGCTGAACTTTTCTTCCACACCCCGGGCGACGTCCGCCCCCTCACCGGCCAAAACAGCTTAACCGCCGCCATGATCGAAAAATATATACTCCGCATCCTTCGTTACGACCAGAGTCTGGCCCCCTTCGTCTATGTCGGTTCCGAGCGACGCATCCTGTCGGCCTTTCCCCTCTCCGACGGCCGCCGCGTCCGGCTCAAGGGCTACATTGACCGACTCGACGAGGTCGACCGCTCGCTCCGCATCGTAGATTATAAGACAGGTACAGAGAAAAAGATGCAGTTCGCCACTCCCGCCGACCTCTTCGACCGGGACAAGGGGATGAATCGCCAGTCTGCCGTCATGCAAGTACTTATCTACGCATGGATGCTGCACGCCGAAAACCTCACCCGAAGCCTGCCCCTTCGGCCGTCCATCTATTATGTGCGCAGTCTTTTCAAAGACGTCTTCGACCCCTCGATCTACACCAAAGAAGAAGGCCAAAGAACATACGGCCTCCTCATTGATGACTTTGTCGGCCAGTGCCTACCCGACTTCGAGATCGCTATGCACCATGTGCTTGATGAACTCTTCGACCCACGCATTCCCTTCATACAGACCAACGAGGAAAAATCTTGCGGTTACTGCACCTTCCGCGAGCTCTGCGGGCGCAAAAAAGCTGTATCGTAA
- a CDS encoding polysaccharide deacetylase family protein encodes MNEIQAYILRFLLGDSVPEDACRAVGYTADAQAFHTFRLVILPSGFFDEDVYGTARSMPMLPLPMLKGGAGEAVDGDLPILFGRPEITRRGHTIVLHADVIAGAYFLLSRYEEWMRPDVRDIHGRFPGRESIAHRAGFLRRPLVDDYGRLLRRLLREVGCVAPEPHATFSQINLTHDVDAPFFCRTLRSMARELLQGHFISAFRGHFGRLEDDPYYTFPWMLQQDDRMRTIFGADHCRPILFFRAGGNDVEDRPHYDLHGRDIGRLLQLCRDYDVEIGLHASHEAGRRPELIAREKAALENAIDRPVTLNRHHFLGLREPQHMEALEDAGITDDYTMGYADQVGFRLGTARPVRCIYPATRHLSHRLTLHPLTVMECTLSAERYMHLDERDALRLIIELADETRRAHGSLTLLWHNTSATPRAGYLKNLYSRTLVLLADSAYESLRR; translated from the coding sequence ATGAACGAGATACAAGCCTACATCCTCCGCTTCTTGCTGGGCGACAGCGTCCCCGAGGATGCCTGCCGCGCTGTGGGCTATACCGCCGACGCGCAAGCCTTTCACACTTTCCGCCTCGTCATCCTCCCCTCGGGCTTCTTCGATGAGGACGTCTACGGCACGGCCCGCTCGATGCCCATGCTCCCCTTACCGATGCTCAAGGGCGGCGCAGGGGAGGCGGTAGATGGCGACCTGCCGATCCTCTTTGGCCGGCCGGAGATCACGCGGCGCGGACATACCATCGTCTTGCACGCCGACGTCATCGCCGGCGCTTACTTTCTGCTCAGCCGGTACGAGGAGTGGATGCGGCCGGATGTGCGCGATATCCACGGCCGTTTCCCGGGCAGGGAGTCGATCGCCCATCGCGCCGGCTTCCTCCGCCGCCCGCTCGTCGACGATTATGGCCGCTTGCTGCGTCGGCTGCTGCGCGAGGTCGGCTGCGTAGCCCCCGAACCGCATGCCACATTCAGCCAGATCAACCTCACGCACGACGTTGACGCACCCTTCTTCTGCCGCACCCTGCGCAGCATGGCGCGCGAGCTGCTCCAGGGCCATTTCATCAGCGCTTTCCGCGGTCATTTCGGCCGACTGGAGGATGACCCTTACTACACTTTTCCCTGGATGCTGCAGCAGGACGACCGCATGCGCACCATCTTCGGCGCTGACCACTGTCGGCCGATCCTCTTCTTTCGCGCCGGTGGAAACGACGTGGAGGATCGCCCGCACTACGACCTTCACGGGCGCGACATCGGCCGCCTGCTCCAACTCTGCCGCGATTACGACGTTGAGATCGGCCTGCATGCCAGCCACGAGGCGGGTCGCCGGCCTGAGCTGATCGCCCGAGAGAAGGCGGCCTTGGAAAATGCCATCGACAGGCCTGTCACCTTGAATCGCCACCACTTTCTCGGCCTCCGCGAGCCGCAGCACATGGAGGCCCTCGAGGACGCCGGCATCACGGACGACTACACGATGGGATACGCCGATCAAGTCGGTTTCCGCCTCGGCACCGCGCGCCCCGTCCGCTGCATTTACCCTGCCACGCGCCACCTTTCGCACAGGCTCACTCTCCATCCGCTGACCGTCATGGAGTGCACCCTCTCCGCGGAGCGCTACATGCACCTCGACGAGCGTGATGCCCTCCGACTCATCATCGAATTGGCCGACGAGACGCGTCGCGCCCACGGCAGCCTGACCCTCCTCTGGCACAACACCTCCGCCACACCCCGCGCGGGTTACCTCAAAAACCTCTACAGCCGTACGTTGGTGTTGCTGGCCGATAGCGCCTATGAATCGCTGAGAAGGTAA
- a CDS encoding GNAT family N-acetyltransferase, which yields MALSEKEIYRALCRTEDGLPLFSRDWWLDAACGEDHWDALIIEDRGRIAAAMPLYQPLAGVVSMPSYTQTMGPWIAPLAADTKYASALARRQELMTMLLERIDGRRAFLQNFHHAVTDWLPFYWAGYTQTTRYTYLLHTIHDTDALRERMSQNIRRNLIKARDRHGITVRAGLSTDALLTVQEQTFERQGVANKQDPRALRRLVEAARSRGQGEIFGGYDAEGQLHAAVFVVWQPSGASYIAGGSDPALRASGAHALTLWEAVCHTAQYTDIFDLEGSMLRGVERFFREFGGVQTPYFCVRRGQLSLWDRARMKWRG from the coding sequence GTGGCTTTATCTGAAAAAGAGATCTACCGCGCACTCTGCCGCACGGAAGACGGTCTCCCCCTCTTCTCTCGCGACTGGTGGCTCGACGCCGCCTGTGGCGAGGATCACTGGGACGCGCTGATCATCGAGGATCGCGGACGCATCGCCGCGGCCATGCCCCTCTACCAGCCCCTCGCGGGCGTCGTCAGTATGCCGTCCTACACGCAGACGATGGGTCCTTGGATCGCTCCCTTGGCCGCGGACACGAAGTATGCCTCTGCGTTGGCGCGCCGCCAGGAGCTTATGACGATGCTGCTGGAACGAATCGACGGTCGCCGTGCCTTCCTGCAAAACTTTCATCACGCGGTCACCGATTGGCTGCCCTTCTACTGGGCGGGCTACACACAAACCACACGCTATACCTACCTCCTGCACACCATCCACGATACAGACGCATTGCGCGAACGGATGAGCCAAAACATTCGCCGCAACCTCATCAAGGCCCGTGACCGACACGGCATCACTGTCCGCGCAGGCCTCTCCACCGACGCCCTCCTCACCGTGCAGGAGCAAACATTTGAACGGCAGGGTGTCGCCAACAAACAAGATCCACGCGCACTTCGTCGCCTCGTAGAGGCAGCGCGCAGCCGCGGCCAAGGCGAAATCTTCGGCGGTTACGACGCCGAGGGCCAGCTGCATGCGGCCGTCTTTGTCGTGTGGCAACCGAGTGGTGCGAGCTACATCGCCGGCGGTAGCGATCCCGCCCTACGCGCCTCTGGCGCTCACGCGCTCACCCTTTGGGAGGCCGTCTGCCACACGGCCCAATACACTGACATCTTCGATCTGGAAGGCTCCATGCTTCGCGGCGTAGAGCGCTTCTTTCGTGAGTTTGGCGGCGTGCAGACGCCTTACTTCTGCGTCCGCCGTGGGCAGCTCAGCTTGTGGGATCGCGCACGGATGAAATGGAGGGGATAA
- the recA gene encoding recombinase RecA, translating to MAKEKKEAATGGSDKLSALKAAMDKIEKNFGKGSIMALGDRQVEENIEVIPTGSVGLNVALGVGGVPRGRIVEVFGPESSGKTTIALHMIAEAQKGGGIAAFIDAEHAFDSIYAKKLGVDTDNLLISQPDNGEQALEIAEQLIRSAAVDIIVIDSVAALTPKSELEGNMGESQMGVQARLMSQALRKMTGAISKTRTVCVFINQLREKIGAPSYGSGPPETTTGGNALKFYASVRLDIRRSTPIKDGDVIIGNLTRVKVVKNKVAPPFRKAEFDMIYGEGISHTGELVDMGVELGLIAKNGSWFNFGEIRLGQGRDSAKQFFKDNPEAAADLEAKISEKMKNQ from the coding sequence ATGGCAAAAGAGAAAAAAGAAGCCGCCACGGGCGGGTCGGACAAGCTGTCGGCCCTAAAGGCGGCAATGGATAAGATCGAAAAGAACTTCGGTAAGGGTTCGATCATGGCACTGGGCGACCGGCAGGTGGAGGAGAACATCGAGGTGATCCCCACCGGATCCGTCGGGCTGAACGTCGCGCTGGGCGTCGGAGGCGTACCCCGCGGACGCATCGTGGAGGTCTTCGGCCCCGAATCGTCCGGTAAGACGACCATCGCGCTACATATGATCGCCGAGGCACAGAAGGGAGGCGGTATCGCCGCTTTCATTGACGCCGAACACGCCTTCGACAGCATCTACGCCAAGAAGTTAGGCGTCGATACGGACAACCTGCTCATCTCGCAGCCCGACAACGGTGAACAGGCGCTCGAAATCGCCGAGCAACTGATCCGCTCGGCTGCGGTAGACATCATCGTCATCGACTCCGTGGCCGCCCTCACGCCGAAGTCTGAGCTGGAGGGCAACATGGGCGAGAGTCAGATGGGCGTTCAGGCTAGGCTCATGTCGCAGGCCCTGCGCAAGATGACGGGTGCGATCAGCAAGACGCGCACGGTCTGCGTCTTCATCAACCAGCTGAGAGAGAAGATCGGTGCGCCGTCGTATGGCAGTGGCCCTCCCGAAACGACGACGGGTGGCAACGCGCTGAAGTTCTACGCCTCTGTCCGCCTGGACATCCGCCGCAGCACACCGATCAAGGATGGCGATGTCATCATCGGCAACCTGACGCGCGTCAAAGTGGTCAAGAACAAGGTGGCGCCGCCCTTCCGCAAAGCAGAGTTTGACATGATCTACGGTGAGGGCATCTCTCACACCGGCGAGCTCGTCGACATGGGCGTCGAGCTGGGACTGATCGCCAAGAATGGCTCATGGTTCAACTTCGGCGAGATACGCCTCGGTCAAGGTCGCGATTCGGCGAAGCAGTTCTTCAAGGATAACCCCGAGGCTGCCGCCGATCTGGAGGCAAAGATCTCGGAGAAGATGAAGAACCAATAA
- the bcp gene encoding thioredoxin-dependent thiol peroxidase, whose amino-acid sequence MAIQVGDRVPDLLGTDQDGKEVRMSDYRGRRVALYFYPKDNTSGCTAEACSLRDGYADLQAAGYDVIGVSKDSARSHRGFIEKQSLPFRLIADTDTTLQQQFGVWAEKKLYGRTYMGTLRQTFLINAEGVVERVIERVNTKDHARQILSEEA is encoded by the coding sequence ATGGCTATACAAGTAGGCGATCGCGTGCCCGACCTGCTCGGGACGGATCAAGACGGAAAGGAAGTGCGCATGAGCGATTATCGCGGTCGTCGCGTCGCACTTTACTTCTACCCCAAGGACAACACCAGCGGATGCACTGCCGAGGCCTGTAGCTTGCGCGACGGCTATGCCGATCTGCAAGCGGCCGGCTACGACGTGATCGGCGTCAGCAAAGACAGTGCCCGCTCGCACCGCGGATTCATCGAAAAGCAAAGCCTGCCCTTCCGGCTCATCGCCGACACAGACACCACGCTGCAGCAGCAGTTCGGTGTCTGGGCCGAGAAGAAGCTCTACGGACGCACCTACATGGGTACCCTCCGCCAGACGTTTCTCATCAACGCCGAGGGTGTGGTGGAGCGCGTGATCGAGCGTGTGAATACGAAAGATCACGCCCGCCAGATCCTCTCAGAGGAGGCATAA